In Candidatus Eisenbacteria bacterium, the sequence TTGTACTTCATCGGGCTCGCGCTCGGCGGAGGGTGGCGAGCGCTCCTGCCCAGGCGATCCGACTTCGCCGAGAGCCTGGCGATGATGCGCTACTACCTGGGCGTGATCCCCATGGCGCTGCTGCGAAGGCCGTGGCCCCATCCGGACATCCGGTCCAAGTACAACGCCCTGCAAAGGTCGGCCTATTTCTCGATGTCGTTGTTCAGCCTGCTCGCCATACTCTCGGGGTGGGCGATGCACAAACCCGCGCAGCTCGGCTGGCTGGAGAGGATGTTCGTGAGCTACGACGGCGCCCGGGTGGTGCACTTCGTCTGCATGCTCGTTCTGGGCGGCTTCGTGATCCCGCACGTGGTCCTGGTGATCGCCGACGGCTGGGACACGTTCCGCTCGATGGTGGTGGGCTGGTCCACGCGCGTGAAGGAGAGATCTCATGAACGATGAGTCGCGTGACCGCGAAGGGGTGCCGCACCGCGA encodes:
- a CDS encoding cytochrome b/b6 domain-containing protein, coding for MPSSPATVRITLKHHALVRLTHWINVPLLLGLIASGLAIYWAAPVFLHRYDPEIRSRDYLATIGAGIARALGDRGGDPRNWIYDHLSLGPRQLAVSLRWHWALAYVFMLNGTLYFIGLALGGGWRALLPRRSDFAESLAMMRYYLGVIPMALLRRPWPHPDIRSKYNALQRSAYFSMSLFSLLAILSGWAMHKPAQLGWLERMFVSYDGARVVHFVCMLVLGGFVIPHVVLVIADGWDTFRSMVVGWSTRVKERSHER